The genomic interval CGGCACGCTGTCGGCGTCCTATCGCGAGGTGCCGGGCGCGCTGGCCGGCGTTTTTTCCGACGCGGCGTTGTTCGCCGATCTCGTCGTCTTTCCGCACGGCGCGGCGGAGGGCGCGCAGCGCGCGGCCTTCGTCCGCCTCCTGACGCAATCGGAGAAGCCGGTCCTTCTCGCGGGCAAGGTCGCTGCCCGGCCGTCGCGCATCGCGGTCGGCTGGGACGGCAGTCTTCCCGCCGCCCGCGCGATGACGGCCGCATTGCCCTTGCTCGAGAAGGCCGGGACCGTGGAACTTCTCGTCGTCGGCGAATGCACCGGCATCGCCGCCGCCGAGGCGCTCGAATATCTCGCGCTGCACGGCGTGACGGCATCGGTCCGCACGCTCGGGGCGGCGCCGGTGCCGGTCGGCCGAACCCTTCTGGCGGGCGCCGAAGATGCCGATCTCCTGGTGCTGGGTGCCTATGGGCATAGCCGTCTGCTCGAGCGGCTGTTCGGCGGCGTGACCGCGCATGTGCTGGCGGATGCCGACAGGGCGATCCTGCTGGCGCATTGAGACCCGCAATCCCGTCCGGCATCGGCGACGATCGCGGGGCTCGCGGAAGGCCCGTTCCGTGTCCCTTCAAAGGGATAGCGGCCGCCGCGCCACGGCGGCACGAAACGCTTGAATGCCAACGGCTTAGGCAATAGAAGCGTCGCTATTCTGTCAGAACGCCGTTCCGCCAGAATAGGGTGGGAGCTGTGGCCGAGAGGCTGAAGGCGGCGGTTTGCTAAACCGTTATACGGTTGAAAAGCCGTATCGAGGGTTCGAATCCCTCCGGCTCCGCCATCATACTGTCATTCAGATCAAATGGTTAGTGGGTATTCGAGCTCACCAAACGCCGAGGCATTCAGCGCAAATTTGCGACGCCGGTCTGCGGCTGCAGCGGAGTTCCGCCAGAAGCGTCGGATGAGGCCATCGCGCCACGCCGCGGCCAAATTGGCGCTTCATTTTTCTCTGTGAGCGATCCGATATTGATGGGACTCAACGCTTGATTGGCGGCGAGCACGCCGGGAATCTGAGGCATGACTCACAAGCTTGCCGGACTGGTGAAATGGGCGGAACGCGAAGAGTGGCGCGAGCCGTTCAGCGAACTGATGATCCTTCATCTGGGGCCAGCCTGTGCGAAGGCCGGGGTCGCCATCGAGGATCTTCCGGACGTCATCGGCGACGACAGGACCGGCGTCTTGTGGGGATGCATCTTCGAGGATTTCCTGACGCGCGAGCTCGAAGACGGCAGCAACGTCGCCGATGACTATCTAAAGCGGCGCGGCTGGAAGGAGAGCGTTCCGACCAGACGGTATGTGGCAGCGCTCCGCTCGTCGGTGATGAGCCTTTACGAAATCAGCGAGGTGGTGCGCGACCAAGGCTTTCTGGCCCGTGACCTGATACGCGGCGGCGAACCGGTGCGCGTGAGTGAAAAAACGGGAACGCATTCGCTCAAGCAATGGGACCGGATCGCGGTGCGGATCGTACCGCTAGGCCCGAAGACGGAAATGTCGGGCGGAGCCCTGCCTTTCGATCATGATCTGAGTGAGACTCTTCTCGATAGCCTTCGCAAAGCGGGCAAGAAGGCGCGGACGGCGCTGGACACCGAAACGCTGCGCACGACGGCTTTCATGTTCACCGGCCTGTGGCTGGACGGTGTCTTGCACAGGACGCTTCATCCGACCCTGCCGCGGCTATGCAACGGCGATGGAGATGACATCGCGTGGACGACGGCACGCTATCCGCTGGAGCCTACGGTCGGCGCCGGGGCGGTGAATCTCGTCCTTGCGGCGCTCCCCGCCTTTCGCCCGGCCGG from Rhizomicrobium sp. carries:
- a CDS encoding universal stress protein, with amino-acid sequence MTIAEILLALSGTPADAVALDTAFAAAAPFGAHVTALYAVQDAREAVSAADLREAVPARGERLAGAREETRLAFAGAARKADAAIRAGAARCGTLSASYREVPGALAGVFSDAALFADLVVFPHGAAEGAQRAAFVRLLTQSEKPVLLAGKVAARPSRIAVGWDGSLPAARAMTAALPLLEKAGTVELLVVGECTGIAAAEALEYLALHGVTASVRTLGAAPVPVGRTLLAGAEDADLLVLGAYGHSRLLERLFGGVTAHVLADADRAILLAH